The Deltaproteobacteria bacterium genome window below encodes:
- a CDS encoding response regulator has protein sequence MGARVLVVDDDPWILRMVSATLEKKSYVVDTAREGRQALERARAVRPDVIISDVMMPVMDGWTFVQQLRTIPALATVPVIFLTALGKDEARLRELGLSPDDYLAKPFRFSDLEKRVASALANHQGNGSYPATGSGTYPSVPPTNGGHELTPQPHAPVGGAPPREGAAPYPPYPYPPPQGYPAPQPPPGYPPQPYPPYPGFPQGAGYPYPPGYPAPPPGYPPPQAAPGYPPPVPPYYPPQAPAPAAAPPQPQAPAAAPPPVAPQPRATPVPQHPGSHAQTQAAPTGPQPGIAPAGPRLGPPAIEQPGHLTPSGSFPAQRRTTAMSGRLEQLGLSSLLVMMEMERKDGVITLKELESGEIGRIFLRTGQVVSARVDARGELDGRASVYTMLTWRAGAFSFNAMEVDMEDTVQATTTHLLMEGARLIDEANRGGAF, from the coding sequence GTGGGCGCGCGCGTGCTGGTCGTCGATGACGATCCGTGGATCCTCCGGATGGTCAGCGCCACCCTGGAGAAGAAGAGCTACGTCGTCGACACGGCGCGCGAGGGTCGACAGGCGCTCGAGCGCGCCCGCGCGGTTCGACCCGACGTGATCATCTCCGACGTGATGATGCCGGTGATGGACGGTTGGACCTTCGTGCAGCAGCTGCGCACGATCCCCGCGCTCGCGACCGTGCCCGTGATCTTCTTGACCGCGCTCGGCAAGGACGAGGCGCGTCTGCGCGAGCTCGGGCTCTCACCCGACGACTACCTCGCGAAGCCGTTTCGCTTCTCCGATCTCGAGAAGCGCGTCGCTTCGGCGCTCGCCAACCATCAAGGCAACGGCAGCTACCCGGCGACCGGCAGCGGCACCTACCCCAGCGTGCCGCCCACCAACGGCGGCCACGAGCTGACGCCGCAGCCCCACGCGCCGGTCGGCGGCGCGCCACCACGCGAGGGCGCGGCCCCCTACCCGCCGTATCCGTATCCGCCGCCGCAGGGCTATCCCGCACCACAGCCACCGCCGGGCTATCCGCCGCAGCCGTATCCGCCCTACCCCGGATTCCCGCAGGGCGCCGGGTACCCGTATCCGCCGGGCTACCCCGCACCGCCGCCGGGCTATCCCCCGCCGCAGGCGGCCCCCGGCTATCCCCCGCCCGTGCCGCCGTACTACCCGCCGCAGGCGCCTGCGCCCGCCGCTGCGCCTCCGCAACCGCAGGCACCCGCCGCGGCGCCACCACCTGTGGCCCCCCAACCGCGTGCCACCCCCGTGCCGCAACACCCCGGCAGTCACGCGCAGACCCAGGCCGCGCCGACCGGGCCACAGCCCGGCATTGCGCCGGCGGGTCCACGCCTCGGGCCACCGGCGATCGAGCAGCCCGGCCATCTCACGCCCTCGGGCTCGTTCCCCGCGCAGCGTCGCACCACCGCGATGAGTGGTCGGCTCGAGCAGCTGGGTCTGTCGAGCCTGCTCGTGATGATGGAGATGGAGCGCAAGGACGGCGTCATCACCCTCAAGGAGCTCGAGTCCGGCGAGATCGGTCGCATCTTCCTGCGTACCGGCCAGGTCGTGAGCGCGCGGGTCGACGCGCGCGGTGAGCTCGATGGACGCGCGTCGGTCTACACGATGCTGACGTGGCGCGCCGGCGCGTTCTCCTTCAATGCGATGGAGGTCGACATGGAAGACACCGTGCAGGCCACCACCACCCACCTGCTGATGGAAGGCGCGCGTCTGATCGACGAGGCCAACCGCGGCGGCGCGTTCTAG
- a CDS encoding thioredoxin family protein, with translation MALATVVAGCVDPPHASRERPRDEDAPPAATPKRQATAPSNGFGDAIAWRGFDEGLAESKAQGLPMLLVVHASWCPKCKELKPKFSEQELVDLSERFVMVNVDQDEVPAANGFGPDGTYVPRVLVVKPDDGRPDAELVNERRSRTVYYYSPQDDLVGTMKKALSRYGKT, from the coding sequence TTGGCCCTCGCGACCGTCGTCGCGGGCTGCGTCGATCCTCCGCACGCAAGCCGCGAGCGCCCGCGCGACGAAGATGCGCCGCCGGCCGCGACGCCCAAGCGCCAGGCCACCGCGCCCTCGAACGGCTTCGGCGACGCGATCGCATGGCGCGGCTTCGACGAGGGCCTCGCGGAGTCGAAGGCCCAGGGCCTACCGATGCTGCTGGTCGTGCACGCGAGCTGGTGCCCGAAGTGCAAGGAGCTCAAGCCCAAGTTCTCCGAGCAGGAGCTGGTCGACCTGAGCGAGCGCTTCGTGATGGTGAATGTCGATCAGGACGAGGTCCCCGCCGCCAACGGCTTCGGGCCCGATGGCACCTACGTGCCGCGGGTGCTGGTGGTGAAGCCCGACGACGGTCGCCCCGATGCGGAGCTCGTCAACGAGCGTCGCAGTCGCACGGTCTACTACTACAGCCCGCAGGACGATCTGGTGGGCACGATGAAGAAGGCGCTGTCCCGCTATGGCAAGACCTGA
- a CDS encoding DNA/RNA nuclease SfsA encodes MGVCGRGVLGVLQARRKRFFADVATAEGAHVVAHCPNTGRLAGLLQPGATVVLQDRAAPRRALRYTWVLVQSRPDPQAEPAWVAIESGIAPTLVEQAIVAGVLPGLAGFAYQHRELAYGPPSWGRDPRASRSRIDLVGSDDDRGCTAGLLHTGGGDARSVWTEVKATTLRVDRAGVRVGAFPDAPTVRGQRQLEDLEGVVDRGQRAAVVFAVMREDVDAFAPADDVDPAYGRALRRAQARGVELHAVAARITTTAERGGLAFAIALTRPLPLWL; translated from the coding sequence GTGGGCGTGTGCGGTCGCGGCGTGCTCGGCGTGCTGCAGGCGCGCCGCAAGCGGTTCTTCGCCGACGTCGCGACAGCCGAAGGTGCGCACGTGGTCGCCCACTGCCCGAATACGGGACGCCTGGCCGGGCTGCTGCAGCCGGGCGCGACGGTGGTGCTGCAGGACCGCGCCGCGCCGCGCCGGGCGTTGCGCTACACCTGGGTGCTGGTGCAGTCGCGGCCGGACCCGCAAGCCGAGCCCGCCTGGGTGGCGATCGAGAGTGGCATCGCACCGACGCTGGTGGAGCAGGCGATCGTCGCCGGCGTGCTGCCGGGCCTCGCCGGCTTCGCGTACCAGCATCGCGAGCTCGCCTACGGTCCGCCCAGCTGGGGCCGCGATCCGCGGGCCAGTCGCAGCCGCATCGATCTCGTCGGGAGTGACGACGATCGCGGATGCACCGCGGGGCTGCTGCACACAGGGGGCGGCGACGCGCGCTCGGTGTGGACCGAGGTGAAGGCCACCACGTTGCGGGTCGATCGCGCGGGGGTCCGCGTGGGCGCCTTCCCGGACGCGCCGACCGTCCGCGGACAGCGACAGCTCGAGGACCTCGAGGGCGTCGTGGATCGAGGACAGCGCGCCGCGGTGGTGTTCGCGGTGATGCGGGAGGACGTCGATGCCTTCGCGCCGGCCGACGACGTCGATCCGGCCTATGGGCGGGCGCTGCGGCGCGCCCAAGCCCGCGGTGTCGAGCTCCACGCCGTCGCCGCCCGCATCACCACGACGGCCGAACGAGGCGGGCTCGCGTTCGCGATCGCGTTGACGCGTCCGCTGCCGCTATGGCTGTGA
- a CDS encoding endonuclease/exonuclease/phosphatase family protein, with amino-acid sequence MVIGSCHATAQGDDLAPAGDASSGEDAVTDAGLVAGGSTPATSANIGAGIRMATFNAQFLPSKFAAGTLEENGDHLVERIIAADYDFIVLNEVFDADLQEILTDGLAERYPYYVEYLDAGDLEDSGLALYSKFAFDPLPEPVFAIDPRDCEASGATIHVVPADPNTVPYDYDQDCESVGFIEFDACNDDDCFASKGVGLVRLHHPVTGESINVLFTHTQASYIPAGHPHEQAEIADAKDWFSTRDAQLDDAERLLRGSIGDSAVDRELVFMLGDLNIDGDLVDPDYGDNYTVYNIENLHEWVYQFANAGSFFTDVLHDAWAFENAPVDPSGHFDRGITNVTAWGGQSDGARLDYILTKPSAGCAQHMTLARNLDWGAPYIETGMGPAGIGSGGTDEISDHVGVNLDWNVRTTACSPATAVLLDPAPGQLHQVTRTLDQPGTMKWFRFDEPGTYSFELQTSSGAEFRVYEAIDLTTPVVNYKAETTELHFRRDDFVGKEFRISSAPFYVRVFHPDRTQTNVEFTLRTVQHDCLTIDTACALRPGDALAHDLPANPTGGLGNEAWFELYTEATPQDLTQDLTFFVHGIPDTATDGGFQLELVDADGVAIDSDEILEPASGGVGLAIRKYERHEIKQYLRLTRSPPMSAPYPSRYNHFAIGWTTDLSIFFGSAQGGQSLQLRCLEENDGVDLDYDDEMWLAFVKLGASEIVSATFIGDFDAGNKAPMDAMLGGPIYFTDADPLVLHFYEDDDFLNGDNDEYERSIATLDRATAGPVAETFVFEPGGSGLYQFRYNLTHGFDE; translated from the coding sequence TTGGTGATCGGCAGCTGTCATGCGACGGCGCAAGGCGACGACCTCGCCCCGGCGGGCGACGCGTCGAGCGGCGAAGATGCGGTCACCGACGCCGGGCTCGTCGCGGGCGGATCGACGCCGGCGACCTCGGCCAACATCGGTGCGGGCATCCGCATGGCCACGTTCAACGCGCAGTTCCTGCCGTCGAAGTTCGCCGCCGGCACGCTCGAGGAGAATGGGGATCACCTGGTCGAGCGGATCATCGCGGCGGACTACGACTTCATCGTGCTCAACGAGGTCTTCGACGCCGACCTCCAGGAGATCCTCACCGACGGGCTCGCGGAGCGATACCCGTACTACGTCGAGTACCTCGATGCGGGTGACCTCGAGGACAGCGGACTGGCGTTGTACTCGAAGTTCGCGTTCGATCCGCTGCCGGAGCCGGTGTTCGCGATCGACCCGCGGGACTGCGAGGCGAGCGGCGCGACGATCCACGTGGTGCCCGCGGACCCGAACACGGTGCCGTACGACTACGACCAGGACTGCGAGAGCGTCGGATTCATCGAGTTCGACGCGTGCAACGACGACGACTGCTTTGCCAGCAAGGGTGTGGGTCTGGTGCGGCTGCACCACCCCGTGACGGGCGAGAGCATCAACGTGCTGTTCACCCACACGCAGGCCAGCTACATCCCGGCCGGACATCCGCACGAGCAGGCGGAGATCGCAGACGCCAAGGACTGGTTCTCGACCCGCGACGCGCAGCTCGACGACGCCGAGCGGCTGCTACGCGGCTCGATCGGTGATTCTGCGGTCGACCGCGAGCTAGTGTTCATGCTCGGGGACCTCAACATCGACGGTGACCTCGTCGATCCCGACTACGGCGACAACTACACGGTCTACAACATCGAGAACCTGCACGAGTGGGTGTACCAGTTCGCCAACGCCGGTTCGTTCTTCACGGACGTGCTGCACGACGCGTGGGCGTTCGAGAACGCACCGGTGGATCCGAGCGGTCACTTCGACCGTGGCATCACCAATGTCACGGCGTGGGGCGGCCAGTCCGACGGCGCACGCCTCGACTACATCCTCACCAAGCCCTCGGCCGGGTGCGCCCAGCACATGACGCTCGCGCGCAACCTCGACTGGGGCGCGCCCTACATCGAGACCGGCATGGGCCCGGCCGGCATCGGCAGCGGTGGAACCGACGAGATCTCCGATCACGTCGGCGTGAACCTCGACTGGAACGTGCGCACCACCGCATGCAGCCCCGCGACTGCGGTCCTGCTCGATCCGGCCCCGGGTCAGCTCCACCAGGTCACCCGCACGCTCGACCAACCGGGGACGATGAAGTGGTTCCGATTCGACGAGCCCGGCACGTACTCGTTCGAGCTGCAGACCTCGTCGGGGGCCGAATTCCGCGTCTACGAGGCGATCGATCTCACGACCCCGGTCGTGAACTACAAAGCAGAGACGACCGAGCTCCACTTCCGGCGCGACGACTTCGTCGGCAAGGAATTCCGCATCTCGAGCGCGCCATTCTACGTGCGGGTGTTCCATCCCGATCGCACGCAGACCAACGTCGAGTTCACCCTGCGCACCGTGCAGCACGACTGCCTCACGATCGACACCGCGTGTGCTCTGCGGCCCGGTGACGCGCTCGCACACGACCTCCCCGCGAACCCGACCGGCGGGCTCGGCAACGAGGCGTGGTTCGAACTCTACACCGAAGCCACGCCGCAGGATCTCACGCAGGACCTGACCTTCTTCGTCCACGGCATCCCCGACACGGCGACCGATGGCGGGTTCCAGCTCGAGCTGGTGGACGCGGACGGGGTCGCGATCGACAGCGACGAGATTCTCGAGCCGGCGTCGGGTGGCGTCGGGCTCGCGATCCGCAAGTACGAGCGCCATGAGATCAAGCAATACTTGAGGCTGACGCGCAGCCCGCCGATGAGCGCGCCCTATCCGTCGCGGTACAATCACTTCGCGATCGGGTGGACCACCGACCTCTCGATCTTCTTCGGGTCCGCGCAAGGTGGCCAGAGCCTTCAGCTGCGGTGCCTCGAGGAGAACGACGGCGTCGACCTCGACTACGACGACGAGATGTGGCTCGCCTTCGTGAAGCTCGGGGCGAGCGAGATCGTGAGCGCGACCTTCATCGGTGACTTCGACGCCGGCAACAAGGCGCCGATGGACGCGATGCTCGGCGGGCCGATCTACTTCACGGATGCCGATCCGCTCGTGCTCCACTTCTACGAAGACGACGACTTCCTCAACGGCGACAACGACGAGTACGAGCGCAGCATCGCGACGCTCGATCGTGCGACTGCGGGTCCGGTGGCCGAGACCTTCGTGTTCGAGCCCGGCGGTTCGGGGCTCTACCAGTTCCGCTACAACCTGACGCACGGCTTCGACGAGTAG
- a CDS encoding FAD-dependent monooxygenase, with protein MKPACAHYDVVIIGAGLAGCATARALVRADGAHRRRILLVDRYPGVHPRFSGEWIHPRGAQVLDDLGLHAPLVAAGAIEVDGFAVFEHADASYVDLAYANVTHERPQGLSVHHKVLVRTLRKEIAKDPIEFIEGLTACELRRDGEGRICGVVFEDNGGQTCEVACDLVVAADGKGSSTRKLAGIADARETIGFTAGVEVRGAKLPAPNYAHVMLGAWGPVLAYPILREADGTVVTRLTFDLPRELPVKGEAIKQYLLRAFVPFIPAPLSGQVAQAILARKGPLEMAPTVDLPAPRAVMPGLALVGDAAGCSHPITASGMTMCLRDAETLGEQAKRREHAPLGEAWLDDAALRRYRSEHDRYVPTRQALANAIYEAFRGETAGARAIRLALFDYWHSGETARRRSMALLSCAERRPSVFLSEYLRAAGHALGVSLSPKHASHYPVADRLRQARGAALLARDKLGLVANVVWAQVRPGWYQRGWIREVVRSGP; from the coding sequence ATGAAACCCGCCTGTGCCCACTACGACGTCGTGATCATCGGTGCCGGCCTCGCCGGCTGTGCCACCGCCCGTGCACTCGTGCGCGCCGACGGTGCCCATCGTCGCCGCATCCTCCTGGTCGATCGCTACCCGGGCGTGCACCCGCGCTTCTCCGGCGAGTGGATCCATCCCCGCGGCGCGCAGGTGCTCGACGATCTCGGCCTGCACGCGCCGCTGGTCGCGGCCGGCGCGATCGAGGTCGACGGCTTCGCGGTGTTCGAGCACGCCGACGCCAGCTACGTCGATCTCGCCTACGCCAACGTCACCCACGAGCGCCCGCAGGGCCTCTCGGTGCACCACAAGGTGCTGGTGCGGACGCTCCGCAAGGAGATCGCGAAGGACCCCATCGAGTTCATCGAGGGCCTGACTGCGTGCGAGCTGCGGCGCGACGGCGAAGGCCGCATCTGTGGCGTGGTGTTCGAGGACAACGGCGGGCAGACCTGCGAGGTCGCGTGCGACCTCGTCGTCGCCGCCGACGGCAAGGGCAGCTCCACGCGCAAGCTCGCCGGCATCGCCGATGCGCGCGAGACCATCGGCTTCACCGCCGGTGTCGAGGTGCGCGGCGCCAAGCTCCCCGCGCCCAACTACGCGCACGTGATGCTCGGCGCGTGGGGACCGGTGCTGGCCTATCCGATCCTCCGCGAGGCCGACGGCACCGTGGTGACGCGGTTGACCTTCGACCTGCCGCGCGAGCTGCCGGTCAAGGGCGAGGCCATCAAGCAGTACCTGCTGCGCGCGTTCGTGCCGTTCATCCCCGCGCCGCTGTCGGGCCAGGTCGCGCAGGCGATCCTCGCGCGCAAGGGCCCGCTCGAGATGGCGCCGACCGTCGATCTGCCGGCCCCGCGCGCGGTCATGCCGGGACTCGCCCTGGTCGGTGACGCCGCCGGTTGCTCGCACCCGATCACCGCCAGCGGCATGACGATGTGCCTGCGTGACGCCGAGACGCTCGGCGAGCAGGCCAAGCGGCGCGAGCACGCACCGCTCGGCGAGGCCTGGCTCGACGACGCTGCGCTGCGACGCTACCGCAGCGAGCACGATCGCTACGTGCCCACGCGGCAGGCCCTGGCCAACGCGATCTACGAGGCGTTTCGCGGCGAGACCGCGGGCGCACGCGCGATCCGTCTGGCGCTGTTCGACTACTGGCACTCCGGCGAGACCGCGCGTCGACGTTCGATGGCGCTGCTGTCGTGCGCCGAGCGACGGCCGTCGGTGTTCCTCTCCGAGTACCTGCGCGCCGCCGGCCATGCGCTCGGTGTGAGCCTCTCGCCCAAGCACGCCTCGCACTATCCGGTCGCGGATCGCCTGCGACAGGCCCGCGGCGCGGCCCTGCTCGCGCGCGACAAGCTCGGCCTGGTCGCCAACGTCGTGTGGGCACAGGTTCGCCCCGGCTGGTACCAGCGCGGCTGGATCCGCGAGGTCGTGCGCAGCGGGCCGTAG
- a CDS encoding efflux RND transporter periplasmic adaptor subunit, translating into MRFPRTFAVLGLSLLLPIACTTLKADEEHEEASEHEGGHPIVLTSPLIKDVVTTQEYVCQIHSQRHVEIRALEEGYLEEIPVKEGQRVKEGQLLFKVVAVLYKARLDADKAELELAEIELRNTRKLFEKKIVSDQEVALAKATREKAKAKVDLASAELGFTRVKAPFDGIIDRQYQQLGSLVEEGDILTTMSDNSLMWVYFNVPEANYLEYEMQEGAVDPNSPQQLKLPEANIELRLANGKLFDQTAGDTVTVESNFDNETGNIQFRADFPNPKGLLRHGQTGTLLIHQKRKDAVVIPQRSTFEILDKQYVYVVGEDDIVHQKAITVAHEQDDIFVVDTGLAANDRIVIEGVRQLHDGDHIKYEYKKPEEVLSHLKHHAE; encoded by the coding sequence ATGCGATTCCCTCGGACATTCGCCGTGCTCGGGCTCTCGCTCCTGCTGCCCATCGCCTGCACGACGCTCAAGGCCGACGAAGAGCACGAGGAGGCGAGCGAGCACGAAGGCGGGCATCCCATCGTGCTGACGAGCCCGCTGATCAAGGACGTCGTCACCACGCAGGAGTACGTCTGCCAGATCCACTCGCAGCGGCACGTCGAGATTCGAGCACTCGAGGAGGGCTACCTCGAGGAGATCCCCGTGAAAGAAGGGCAGAGGGTCAAGGAGGGCCAGCTGCTCTTCAAGGTCGTCGCGGTGCTGTACAAGGCGCGGCTCGACGCGGACAAGGCCGAGCTCGAGCTGGCGGAAATCGAGCTGCGAAACACTCGCAAGCTCTTCGAGAAGAAGATCGTCTCCGACCAGGAGGTCGCGCTCGCCAAGGCCACCCGCGAGAAGGCCAAGGCCAAGGTCGATCTGGCCAGCGCCGAGCTGGGCTTCACGCGGGTGAAGGCGCCCTTCGACGGCATCATCGATCGGCAGTACCAGCAGCTGGGCAGCCTCGTCGAGGAGGGCGACATCCTCACGACGATGTCGGACAACAGCTTGATGTGGGTCTACTTCAACGTGCCCGAGGCCAACTACCTCGAGTACGAGATGCAAGAGGGCGCGGTCGATCCCAACAGCCCTCAGCAGCTGAAGCTACCCGAGGCCAACATCGAGCTCCGCCTCGCCAACGGCAAGCTCTTCGATCAGACCGCCGGTGACACCGTCACGGTCGAGTCGAACTTCGACAACGAGACCGGCAACATCCAGTTCCGCGCCGACTTCCCCAACCCCAAGGGGCTGCTGCGCCACGGTCAGACCGGCACGCTGCTGATTCATCAGAAGCGCAAGGATGCGGTCGTCATCCCGCAGCGTTCGACCTTCGAGATCCTCGACAAGCAGTACGTCTACGTGGTCGGCGAGGACGACATCGTCCACCAGAAGGCCATCACGGTCGCGCACGAGCAGGACGACATCTTCGTGGTCGACACTGGGCTCGCGGCCAACGATCGCATCGTCATCGAAGGTGTTCGCCAGCTGCACGACGGCGATCACATCAAGTACGAGTACAAGAAGCCGGAAGAGGTGCTCTCGCACCTCAAGCACCACGCCGAGTAG
- a CDS encoding cytochrome P450, giving the protein MGRIEDLPRVANASWLGSFGRTTAERLAMQREVAAASSPLVRGRILHLPLVLPAQPEACHQVLVTKAKSFEKSPGLRVLLHDLAGQGLFTSEGELWRRQRRLMAPIFTPGALGQYAEAMRATAARAADAMRPGASIDLARETTRIAMTVVGAALFGVDTFDETEGLGAALTTALGWVNGVLASPAIVPHVIALDLTRGLAARSRGGVRRWAERMHARFESPFLIGGSRSAELRGAVAVVDHRIQEMIGERRREGLGRADLLTRLLAARDADEGGTMTDTQVRDEVVTLFVAGHETTATSLAWALYLLARHPDVLARVVAEADAFGEGPIDHFEPERLDLTTRVFRETLRLYPPLMMFPRRSLEAVEIAGTTLPPRTLVFVSAYAQHRRADVWPEPDRFDPDRFLPEVEALRPKGSYLPFSAGPRFCIGMHFAMMEGPIVLATLLRRLRFEIDPALDIAEDDFATLRPRGGVPAIVRTR; this is encoded by the coding sequence ATGGGACGCATCGAAGATCTACCGCGGGTGGCGAACGCGAGCTGGCTCGGGAGCTTCGGCCGCACGACCGCCGAGCGCCTCGCGATGCAGCGCGAGGTCGCAGCCGCGAGCTCACCGCTGGTGCGCGGCCGCATCCTGCACCTGCCGCTGGTGCTGCCGGCACAGCCCGAGGCCTGCCACCAGGTGCTCGTCACCAAGGCGAAGAGCTTCGAGAAGTCGCCGGGCCTGCGGGTGCTGCTGCACGATCTCGCCGGGCAGGGGTTGTTCACCAGCGAGGGTGAGCTGTGGCGTCGGCAGCGACGGTTGATGGCGCCGATCTTCACCCCCGGCGCGCTCGGACAGTACGCCGAGGCCATGCGCGCCACCGCGGCGCGGGCGGCCGACGCGATGCGGCCGGGGGCGTCGATCGACCTGGCGCGCGAGACCACGCGCATCGCGATGACGGTCGTGGGTGCCGCGTTGTTCGGCGTCGACACCTTCGACGAGACCGAAGGGTTGGGGGCGGCGCTGACCACCGCGTTGGGTTGGGTCAACGGCGTGCTCGCCTCACCGGCGATCGTGCCTCACGTGATCGCGCTCGATCTCACCCGTGGGCTTGCCGCGCGCAGTCGCGGCGGGGTACGACGCTGGGCCGAGCGCATGCACGCGCGCTTCGAGTCGCCGTTCTTGATCGGCGGCTCGCGCAGCGCCGAGCTGCGCGGGGCGGTCGCCGTGGTCGACCACCGAATCCAAGAAATGATCGGCGAGCGTCGTCGCGAGGGCCTGGGTCGCGCGGACCTGCTGACGCGGCTGCTGGCTGCGCGCGACGCCGACGAGGGCGGCACGATGACCGACACGCAGGTGCGCGACGAGGTCGTGACCCTGTTCGTGGCCGGCCACGAGACCACCGCGACCAGCCTCGCGTGGGCGCTGTACCTGCTCGCACGTCACCCCGACGTGCTCGCGCGGGTGGTCGCCGAGGCCGACGCGTTCGGCGAGGGCCCGATCGATCACTTCGAGCCCGAGCGACTCGACCTCACCACCCGAGTGTTCCGCGAGACCCTGCGGCTGTACCCACCGCTGATGATGTTCCCTCGGCGCTCGCTCGAAGCGGTCGAGATCGCCGGCACGACGCTGCCGCCGCGGACGCTGGTGTTCGTCAGCGCGTACGCGCAGCACCGCCGCGCCGACGTGTGGCCCGAGCCCGACCGCTTCGATCCCGATCGCTTCCTTCCCGAGGTCGAGGCGCTGCGGCCCAAGGGCTCGTACCTGCCGTTCAGCGCGGGGCCGCGGTTCTGCATCGGCATGCACTTCGCGATGATGGAGGGGCCGATCGTGCTCGCGACGTTGCTGCGGCGGCTACGCTTCGAGATCGATCCTGCGCTCGACATTGCGGAGGACGACTTCGCGACCCTGCGGCCGCGCGGCGGAGTGCCAGCCATCGTGCGAACGCGGTGA
- a CDS encoding RluA family pseudouridine synthase, producing MTQAVYRSEQADAPPAFIDIPLVVDANCDGFRLDRFLTARIRRLSRTRIASIIAAGAVSSPDRPGTSLRAGTRVRLGQLVVLRRPAPVEPPAPMHADVLHRDDDLLVLDKPAGLTVHPSARYHRHTLTAVLRAALGPDHGWEMAHRLDRETSGVIVFGRHGRSASALKRAFQGRQVDKQYLALVRGELTAAARIDVPLGPAIDSRVRIKMGPRALAQGGMIARTDVEPIAAGRFRDEPITLVRARPRTGRQHQIRVHLAELGHPVLGDKLYGIDEQAFLDVVDHGRLMDDLAGDLGLARQALHAWSLALPHPEHGGTVSFTAPWPSELAAILPLPPRAAAAAEPPRPPTP from the coding sequence ATGACCCAGGCAGTATACCGCAGCGAGCAAGCCGACGCGCCGCCGGCCTTCATCGACATCCCGCTGGTGGTCGATGCGAACTGCGATGGCTTCCGGCTCGATCGGTTTCTCACCGCGCGGATCCGGCGGCTCTCGCGTACACGCATTGCGTCGATCATTGCCGCCGGTGCGGTGTCGTCGCCCGATCGCCCCGGGACCAGTCTGCGGGCTGGGACACGGGTGCGCCTCGGTCAGTTGGTGGTGTTACGTCGGCCTGCGCCGGTGGAACCACCGGCGCCGATGCACGCCGACGTGCTGCACCGCGACGACGATCTGCTGGTGCTCGACAAGCCCGCGGGCCTCACGGTGCACCCCAGCGCGCGCTACCACCGACACACGCTGACCGCGGTGCTGCGCGCGGCGCTCGGCCCCGACCACGGCTGGGAGATGGCCCATCGCCTCGATCGCGAGACCTCGGGCGTGATCGTGTTCGGTCGCCACGGTCGCAGCGCGAGCGCGCTCAAGCGCGCGTTCCAGGGCCGGCAGGTCGACAAGCAGTACCTCGCACTCGTGCGCGGCGAACTCACCGCAGCGGCGCGCATCGACGTGCCGCTCGGCCCCGCGATCGACTCGCGCGTGCGCATCAAGATGGGTCCGCGCGCGCTGGCCCAGGGCGGCATGATCGCGCGGACCGACGTCGAACCGATCGCGGCCGGTCGCTTCCGCGACGAGCCCATCACACTGGTGCGCGCACGGCCACGCACCGGACGCCAGCACCAGATCCGCGTGCATCTGGCGGAGCTCGGCCACCCCGTGCTCGGCGACAAGCTCTACGGCATCGACGAGCAGGCCTTCCTCGATGTCGTCGATCACGGACGACTGATGGACGACCTCGCCGGCGATCTCGGGCTCGCGCGCCAGGCCCTGCACGCGTGGTCGCTGGCGCTGCCGCACCCCGAGCACGGCGGCACGGTGAGCTTCACGGCGCCGTGGCCGTCGGAGCTGGCGGCGATCCTGCCGCTGCCTCCTCGGGCAGCGGCGGCAGCTGAACCACCTCGCCCACCAACACCTTGA
- a CDS encoding HutD family protein, with the protein MQLLRAHEATQVPWKNGLGVTTELAVWPRGSSFDRDDFRWRLSAAAVEADGPFSRFDGCDRVLVVTAGAGLVLDHGGAAPAATIGRLQPHAFAGEWTTTAQLVDGAVVDFNLIHRRDVPAELAVFAGDDRPVEEDLAHAHVFVHLLRGSVGLSLAGATAQLDAGDSAWMQGARGSQRLRLCPRDAEWLIVRIG; encoded by the coding sequence ATGCAGCTGCTGCGCGCGCACGAAGCCACGCAGGTGCCGTGGAAGAACGGCCTCGGTGTCACCACCGAGCTCGCGGTGTGGCCGCGCGGCAGCAGCTTCGACCGCGACGACTTCCGCTGGCGGCTGTCCGCCGCGGCCGTGGAGGCTGACGGCCCTTTCTCGCGCTTCGACGGCTGCGATCGCGTGCTGGTCGTGACCGCGGGTGCCGGGCTCGTGCTGGACCACGGGGGCGCCGCGCCGGCCGCCACGATCGGTCGGCTGCAACCGCACGCGTTCGCCGGTGAGTGGACCACCACCGCGCAGCTGGTCGACGGTGCCGTGGTCGACTTCAATCTCATCCATCGGCGTGATGTGCCCGCCGAGCTCGCCGTGTTCGCCGGTGACGATCGCCCCGTTGAGGAGGACCTCGCGCATGCGCACGTGTTCGTGCACCTGCTGCGGGGCAGCGTCGGGCTCTCGCTCGCCGGTGCCACGGCGCAGCTCGACGCCGGTGACAGCGCGTGGATGCAGGGCGCGCGGGGGTCGCAGCGCCTGCGGCTGTGCCCGCGCGACGCGGAGTGGTTGATCGTGCGCATCGGCTGA